In Polaribacter sp. Hel_I_88, the following proteins share a genomic window:
- the gyrB gene encoding DNA topoisomerase (ATP-hydrolyzing) subunit B — translation MSEEIKKEYDASSIQALEGMEHVRMRPSMYIGDVGPRGLHHLVYEVVDNSIDEAMGGYCDAIDVTINEDNSITTKDNGRGIPVGIHKKEGVSALQVVMTKIGAGGKFDKDSYKVSGGLHGVGVSCVNALSDLLVATVHKEGKIWQQEYSKGKALYPVKTIGETDFTGTIVTFLPDKSIFKQTTVFNYETLATRMRELSFLNKGITITLTDKRNTDDEGNFISETFHSDEGLPEFIKYLDSTREQLTASVISMEGEKNGIPVEVAMVYNTSYAENLHSYVNNINTHEGGTHLSGFRRGLTSTLKKYADDSGLLKNVKFEIAGDDFREGLTAIVSVKVQEPQFEGQTKTKLGNREVSAAVSQAVSEMLTDYLEENPNDAKTIVQKVILAATARHAAKKAREMVQRKTVMSIGGLPGKLSDCSETDPAQCEIFLVEGDSAGGTAKQGRDRNFQAILPLRGKILNVEKAMQHKVFENEEIKNMFTALGVSIGTEDDPRALNLSKVRYHKVVIMCDADVDGSHIATLILTFFFRYMREMVEQGYIYIATPPLYLVKKGQKREYAWDDNQRDLIAQQMGGSVNVQRYKGLGEMNADQLWDTTMNPEFRTLRQVTIDSPAEADRVFSMLMGDEVPPRRDFIERNAKYANIDV, via the coding sequence ATGAGCGAAGAAATTAAAAAAGAATATGATGCGTCCAGTATTCAGGCATTAGAAGGCATGGAGCATGTAAGAATGCGTCCTTCTATGTATATTGGAGATGTTGGACCTCGTGGTTTACATCATTTGGTGTATGAAGTTGTAGATAACTCTATTGATGAAGCAATGGGTGGTTATTGTGATGCCATTGATGTGACAATTAATGAAGATAATTCTATTACTACCAAAGATAATGGACGTGGAATTCCTGTTGGAATCCACAAAAAAGAAGGCGTTTCTGCACTGCAAGTTGTAATGACAAAAATTGGTGCTGGAGGTAAATTCGATAAAGATTCTTATAAGGTTTCTGGAGGTTTGCATGGAGTTGGGGTGAGTTGTGTAAACGCTCTTTCTGATTTATTAGTAGCCACTGTTCATAAAGAAGGAAAAATTTGGCAGCAAGAATATTCGAAAGGAAAAGCTTTATATCCTGTTAAAACCATAGGAGAAACAGATTTTACAGGAACCATTGTTACCTTTTTACCAGATAAATCTATCTTTAAACAAACAACCGTTTTTAATTACGAAACGCTTGCAACTCGTATGCGTGAATTATCTTTTTTAAATAAAGGTATCACCATCACTTTAACAGATAAAAGAAATACAGATGATGAAGGAAACTTTATTTCTGAAACTTTCCACTCTGATGAAGGTTTGCCAGAATTTATAAAATATTTAGATTCTACTCGTGAGCAATTAACAGCTTCTGTAATTTCTATGGAAGGCGAAAAAAATGGGATTCCTGTTGAGGTTGCCATGGTTTATAATACATCCTATGCAGAAAATTTACATTCGTATGTAAATAATATCAATACACACGAAGGAGGAACACATTTATCTGGATTTAGAAGAGGTTTAACGAGTACTTTAAAAAAGTATGCAGACGATTCTGGCTTACTTAAAAATGTAAAGTTCGAAATTGCAGGAGATGATTTTAGAGAAGGTTTAACAGCCATTGTATCTGTAAAAGTACAAGAGCCACAATTTGAAGGACAAACGAAAACTAAATTAGGAAACAGAGAAGTTTCTGCTGCAGTAAGTCAAGCAGTTTCAGAAATGTTAACGGATTATTTAGAGGAAAATCCTAATGATGCAAAAACCATTGTTCAAAAAGTAATTTTAGCAGCAACAGCAAGACACGCAGCAAAGAAAGCGCGTGAAATGGTGCAACGTAAAACAGTAATGAGTATTGGTGGTTTGCCTGGTAAATTATCTGATTGTTCTGAAACGGATCCAGCACAATGTGAAATTTTCTTAGTTGAGGGAGATTCTGCAGGTGGAACAGCAAAACAAGGAAGAGATAGAAACTTTCAAGCAATTCTGCCACTTCGTGGTAAAATCTTGAATGTTGAAAAAGCGATGCAACATAAAGTTTTTGAAAATGAAGAAATCAAAAATATGTTTACAGCTTTAGGAGTTTCTATTGGAACTGAAGATGATCCAAGAGCTTTAAATTTATCGAAAGTTCGTTATCATAAAGTAGTTATTATGTGTGATGCCGATGTTGATGGATCGCATATTGCTACTTTAATTCTTACTTTTTTCTTTAGATATATGAGAGAAATGGTTGAGCAAGGTTATATTTACATAGCAACTCCACCTTTATATTTAGTTAAAAAAGGACAAAAAAGAGAATATGCTTGGGATGATAATCAACGTGATTTAATAGCACAGCAAATGGGAGGTTCTGTAAACGTTCAACGTTATAAAGGTCTTGGAGAGATGAACGCAGATCAACTTTGGGATACAACCATGAATCCTGAATTTAGAACGTTAAGACAAGTTACTATTGATAGCCCAGCAGAAGCAGATAGAGTTTTCTCGATGTTAATGGGAGATGAAGTGCCACCAAGAAGAGATTTCATTGAAAGAAATGCGAAATATGCAAATATTGACGTATAG
- a CDS encoding CPBP family intramembrane glutamic endopeptidase: MKLIIKKHPVLFKYVFAVLLFCFALFLSGLLNKGLLKQYFPYSSAICLFIATWVLLKYDNKKLSSLGLNLKLKNLSYFSLGILIGVLAFLCAKYLRALCFGETFNLSSTFNYKNILYGFYTMLPMVAVEEFLFRGYLFKKTIEISSVIKANIIFSILFMLMHVFDSGVINSVPMIIFTVITIPIGHLLFATALLKSNTLIFPVGIHLGNNWATNHLITTSNDGNSFLYISNNATFETWSSFIIFIILWNSFFLLITFLIWKWNDFPFQNRFKKE; encoded by the coding sequence ATGAAATTAATCATTAAAAAACATCCTGTTTTATTTAAATATGTTTTTGCTGTACTGTTATTTTGTTTTGCATTATTTTTATCTGGGCTTTTAAATAAAGGGCTTTTAAAGCAGTATTTTCCATATTCATCTGCAATTTGTCTTTTTATAGCTACTTGGGTTTTGCTAAAATATGACAATAAAAAACTATCAAGTTTAGGCCTAAATTTAAAATTAAAAAATCTATCCTATTTTTCTTTAGGAATACTAATAGGTGTATTAGCTTTTTTATGCGCAAAATATCTAAGAGCCCTATGTTTTGGAGAAACATTCAATTTAAGCTCAACCTTTAACTATAAAAATATTTTATACGGATTTTACACTATGTTACCTATGGTAGCTGTTGAAGAGTTTTTATTTAGAGGATATTTGTTTAAAAAAACAATCGAAATCAGTTCAGTTATAAAAGCAAATATTATTTTTTCTATTTTATTTATGCTGATGCATGTTTTTGATAGTGGAGTAATTAACAGTGTACCTATGATTATTTTTACAGTGATCACAATTCCTATTGGTCATTTACTTTTTGCAACTGCATTGTTAAAATCGAACACATTGATTTTTCCTGTAGGAATTCACCTTGGTAATAATTGGGCAACGAATCATTTAATTACAACTTCTAATGATGGGAATAGTTTCTTATATATCTCAAATAATGCAACTTTTGAAACATGGTCTTCTTTTATTATTTTTATCATCTTATGGAATTCCTTTTTTCTCTTAATTACTTTTCTTATTTGGAAATGGAATGATTTTCCTTTTCAAAATCGATTTAAAAAAGAATAA
- a CDS encoding DUF4870 domain-containing protein produces the protein MQTVKLLAVGLEVEIGDLIPIENPNEETIERKWMLLFHAIPFLGLLIPFGNIVFPIFLWIHKSKDNKIYDNHGKAIINFHCSINLYLIISLLLFFPFPGFNFFLTGAVFLFGIIISLVNILSATNSGTYNYPLSISFLK, from the coding sequence TTGCAAACAGTAAAATTATTAGCTGTTGGTTTAGAAGTTGAAATAGGTGATTTAATTCCCATAGAAAATCCAAATGAAGAAACCATAGAAAGAAAATGGATGTTGCTTTTTCATGCAATTCCTTTTTTAGGATTACTAATACCTTTCGGAAATATTGTGTTCCCAATCTTTTTATGGATTCACAAATCTAAAGACAATAAAATTTACGATAATCATGGAAAAGCCATTATCAATTTTCATTGTTCTATAAATTTATATCTTATTATTTCTTTGCTTTTATTTTTTCCTTTTCCTGGATTTAATTTCTTTTTAACAGGAGCTGTTTTTTTATTCGGAATAATTATTTCTCTTGTAAATATATTATCAGCTACAAACTCTGGGACTTATAATTATCCCTTATCAATTTCTTTTTTAAAGTAG
- a CDS encoding IS110 family transposase, with protein sequence MKIKQTIGIDISKLTFDVRIHSNQCYQSFENNSKGFKALVKWVEKNNPISKEQTLFVLEHTGIYSEEISLFFDINNFYFALIPGLEIKKSLGISRGKDDKVDATKIALYGYRLRDEIKPYKLPSKNIHQLKRLLTLRERLVKQNAGYKATLKEQKRIYTRKENQLLIETQEKMIKYFTKQIKNIEAEMNVIIKANEQLKKQYKLIVSIKGVGSQTALFMIVTTNGFTKFASWRKFASYCGIAPFPNTSGTSIRGRTKVSNLANKKIKSLFDMCAKSAIQNNPEMKIFYHRRLEQGKNKMSTINIIRNKLLSRIFATIKRQTPYVDVLKYAA encoded by the coding sequence ATGAAAATTAAACAAACTATTGGTATTGACATTAGCAAATTAACTTTTGATGTCCGTATTCACAGTAACCAGTGTTATCAATCATTTGAAAACAACTCAAAAGGATTTAAAGCACTTGTAAAATGGGTCGAAAAAAACAACCCAATTTCTAAAGAGCAAACTTTATTTGTTTTAGAACATACAGGTATTTATTCTGAAGAAATCTCATTATTTTTTGATATAAATAACTTTTATTTTGCACTAATTCCAGGTTTAGAAATAAAGAAATCCCTTGGTATTTCTAGAGGAAAAGATGATAAAGTAGATGCCACAAAAATAGCACTTTATGGGTATCGATTAAGAGATGAAATTAAACCTTATAAACTTCCATCAAAAAATATTCATCAACTAAAACGCTTATTAACATTAAGAGAAAGGCTAGTAAAACAAAATGCTGGTTATAAAGCAACACTTAAAGAACAAAAAAGAATTTATACTAGAAAAGAGAATCAACTTCTTATAGAAACCCAAGAGAAAATGATAAAATATTTTACCAAACAAATTAAGAATATTGAGGCTGAAATGAACGTAATAATTAAGGCTAATGAACAACTTAAAAAACAATATAAACTAATTGTGAGTATCAAAGGAGTGGGTAGTCAGACAGCTTTATTTATGATTGTAACAACAAACGGATTTACAAAGTTTGCTTCTTGGAGAAAGTTTGCTTCTTATTGTGGAATTGCACCTTTCCCTAATACCTCTGGAACAAGTATTAGAGGAAGAACTAAAGTGAGTAATCTTGCTAACAAAAAAATAAAAAGCCTCTTTGATATGTGTGCAAAATCAGCAATACAAAATAACCCAGAAATGAAAATATTTTACCATAGAAGACTCGAACAAGGAAAAAATAAAATGAGCACAATTAACATCATAAGAAATAAACTATTATCACGAATTTTTGCTACTATAAAAAGACAAACTCCTTATGTAGATGTATTAAAATATGCTGCGTAA
- a CDS encoding helix-turn-helix domain-containing protein: protein MKQQTIKENLLYQRKLKGLTQDQLSEKTTVGVRTIQRIEKGL from the coding sequence ATGAAACAACAAACAATTAAAGAGAATTTATTGTATCAGCGAAAGTTAAAAGGATTAACTCAAGATCAACTTTCAGAAAAAACAACTGTTGGTGTGCGTACAATTCAACGCATTGAAAAAGGCCTTTAG
- the gatB/aspS gene encoding bifunctional amidotransferase subunit GatB/aspartate--tRNA ligase AspS → MELEKLNDILKKHDLELVIGLETHVRLNTKSKLFCSCANQEIEQPNTNICSVCTGQMGVLPSINKEAITKAIYFGKAVKSTFKNEVISWDRKHYEYPDNPKNIQITQFHNPVIPDGQVSCFRNDGSQFTVNLTQVHIEEDAAKLMHEKKVSLVDFNKAGVPLIEIVTEPCIRNIEDASTYAQYIQRIVQNLKISEANLEKGEFKSDVSVSLRKKHTYNLNPRTEIKNLNSFKFMVEALKEEIEKQLTYYIDHKEFRPDQTTVLWDADLKQTKTMRKKEFEADYRFISEPDLPFVNIKNVVESIDVELSSLPFAVESILIKGGVLPQDAKFFTADSLRSETFVAMNNVIKDPSFVAKTLVNNIGADEYKDIHDVNHLIEIFQLFKAEKITAVLVQNAIINYLKDRKFDYNKYFEENTISEEKIKLAVIKVIAENEAIANDIKAGNQGKAGILVGKVIKIIGKGASGKVVRNEIISQVQSSELGVQSSEKAGSLKREVGSEKSKVKIEEELQTVPIVIKEEYRTHKITDLSEKSIKEKVTLAGWVSSVRDHGELIFIDLRDSSTEIFQVRLSRESFPNLDELVKLKPETVIMVTGVVVQRNEDDYNAGLRTGKLELETSALEILNLSKTLPFEIKRAMKTNETTRFQYKFLDHRNDEVRKAIVNRHRVIKLLRDILDGEEFLEIETPILTAGTDEGAREFIVPTRKQAGSFYTLPQAPQQFKQMLMVGGFEKYFQIARCFRDEDSRGDRQPEFTQLDLEMAYASMQQIIDLNTKMFNEVVKKIYGKKWILHPFEVITYKNAMDKYGCDRPDLRFGLQMQDITAIVKETTFQVFSKPIEEGGIVKCIKVSAKEQGKNRMSKGQIENLTAIAQQNGLGGLAYIIVNENDLQSPIIKFLGEEIAANIIKATNAQIGDIVFFSAADYATANKALDAVRQEMGRILKLINPKELRPAWVVDFPMFEKTDEGRWTFTHNPFSMPAIYDLEKHLNNKDEEIGEIIAQQYDLILNGYEIGGGSVRAHKAEILEATYKNMGYNKEEMMKSVGTMYKAFQYGAPPHGGIAWGIDRLMMILEKKASIREVMAFPKTGSSEDLLFNAPSILSDKKVEEMNVKIMRK, encoded by the coding sequence ATGGAGCTAGAGAAATTAAATGATATCCTAAAAAAACACGATTTAGAACTCGTAATCGGTTTAGAAACGCATGTTCGTTTAAACACAAAATCGAAGTTGTTTTGTTCTTGTGCAAACCAAGAAATTGAGCAACCAAACACCAATATATGTTCAGTTTGTACTGGACAAATGGGGGTTTTACCTTCTATAAATAAAGAGGCAATTACCAAAGCAATTTACTTTGGAAAAGCTGTGAAATCTACTTTCAAAAACGAAGTGATTTCTTGGGATCGTAAACATTATGAATATCCGGATAATCCTAAAAATATTCAAATTACACAGTTTCACAATCCTGTAATTCCTGATGGACAAGTTTCTTGTTTTAGAAATGATGGAAGTCAATTTACGGTGAATTTAACGCAAGTTCACATTGAGGAAGATGCTGCAAAATTGATGCACGAAAAGAAAGTTTCTTTAGTCGATTTTAACAAAGCAGGAGTTCCTTTAATTGAAATTGTTACAGAACCTTGTATTAGAAATATTGAAGACGCATCAACCTATGCACAATATATTCAGAGAATTGTTCAGAATTTAAAAATATCTGAAGCAAATCTAGAGAAAGGAGAATTTAAATCTGATGTTTCTGTATCACTCAGAAAAAAACATACCTACAATTTAAATCCAAGAACAGAAATTAAAAACTTGAACTCGTTTAAGTTTATGGTGGAAGCTTTAAAGGAAGAAATTGAAAAACAACTTACCTATTATATAGACCATAAAGAGTTTAGACCAGATCAAACAACGGTTTTATGGGATGCTGATTTAAAGCAAACCAAAACAATGCGTAAAAAGGAATTTGAAGCGGATTACAGATTTATTTCTGAGCCAGATTTACCTTTTGTAAACATTAAAAACGTAGTTGAAAGTATTGATGTTGAACTTAGTTCTTTGCCTTTTGCAGTAGAATCTATTTTGATAAAAGGTGGAGTTTTGCCTCAAGATGCAAAGTTTTTTACTGCGGATTCTCTTCGTTCTGAAACTTTTGTTGCGATGAATAATGTGATTAAAGATCCGTCTTTTGTTGCAAAAACATTGGTCAATAATATTGGTGCAGATGAGTATAAAGATATTCACGATGTAAATCATTTAATTGAAATTTTTCAACTGTTTAAAGCCGAAAAAATTACAGCTGTTTTAGTTCAGAATGCCATTATCAATTATTTAAAAGATAGAAAGTTTGATTATAATAAGTATTTTGAAGAAAATACGATTTCTGAAGAAAAAATTAAATTGGCTGTTATAAAAGTAATTGCAGAAAATGAAGCTATAGCCAATGACATTAAAGCCGGAAATCAAGGAAAAGCAGGAATTCTTGTTGGAAAAGTCATTAAAATTATTGGTAAAGGAGCTTCAGGGAAAGTGGTGAGAAATGAAATTATTTCTCAAGTTCAGAGTTCAGAGTTAGGCGTTCAAAGTTCTGAAAAAGCAGGAAGTTTGAAGCGTGAAGTTGGAAGTGAGAAATCAAAAGTAAAAATTGAAGAAGAATTACAAACAGTTCCAATCGTTATAAAAGAAGAGTATAGAACTCATAAAATAACAGATTTATCAGAGAAATCAATTAAAGAAAAAGTTACTTTAGCTGGTTGGGTTTCTAGTGTTAGAGATCATGGAGAATTAATTTTTATTGATTTACGTGATTCGAGTACAGAGATTTTTCAGGTTCGTTTAAGTAGAGAATCGTTTCCGAATTTAGATGAATTGGTAAAATTAAAACCAGAAACTGTCATTATGGTTACTGGAGTTGTAGTGCAAAGAAATGAAGATGATTATAATGCTGGGTTAAGAACTGGAAAATTAGAGTTAGAAACATCAGCATTAGAAATTTTAAATTTATCAAAAACGCTTCCTTTTGAAATAAAAAGAGCTATGAAAACGAATGAAACTACTCGTTTTCAATACAAGTTTTTAGATCATAGAAATGATGAAGTTCGCAAGGCAATTGTGAATCGTCATAGAGTTATAAAATTATTGCGTGATATTTTAGACGGGGAAGAATTTTTAGAAATAGAAACGCCGATTTTAACTGCAGGAACAGATGAAGGTGCAAGAGAATTTATTGTCCCAACCAGAAAACAAGCAGGTTCATTTTATACGTTACCACAAGCGCCTCAACAATTCAAGCAAATGTTGATGGTGGGTGGTTTTGAAAAATATTTCCAAATTGCGCGTTGTTTTAGAGATGAAGATTCAAGAGGAGATCGTCAGCCAGAATTTACGCAATTAGATTTGGAAATGGCATATGCAAGCATGCAACAAATCATCGATTTAAACACCAAAATGTTTAATGAAGTTGTGAAAAAGATTTACGGTAAAAAATGGATTTTACATCCTTTTGAAGTAATTACTTACAAAAATGCGATGGATAAATATGGTTGTGATCGACCAGATTTACGTTTTGGTTTGCAAATGCAAGACATTACAGCCATTGTAAAAGAAACTACTTTCCAAGTTTTTAGCAAACCTATTGAAGAAGGTGGAATTGTAAAATGTATCAAGGTTTCTGCAAAAGAGCAAGGTAAAAACAGAATGTCTAAAGGACAGATTGAAAACTTGACAGCTATTGCACAACAAAATGGTTTAGGTGGTTTGGCGTACATTATTGTAAATGAAAACGATTTACAATCGCCAATTATTAAGTTTTTAGGCGAAGAAATTGCAGCAAATATCATCAAAGCTACTAATGCTCAAATTGGGGATATCGTATTTTTCTCTGCTGCAGATTATGCAACAGCTAACAAAGCTTTAGATGCTGTTCGTCAAGAAATGGGACGCATTTTAAAGTTGATCAATCCAAAGGAATTAAGACCTGCTTGGGTGGTAGATTTCCCAATGTTTGAAAAAACGGATGAAGGAAGATGGACGTTTACACACAATCCTTTCTCTATGCCAGCAATTTACGATTTGGAAAAGCATCTAAACAATAAAGACGAAGAAATTGGCGAAATCATCGCTCAACAATATGATTTAATCTTAAATGGTTATGAAATTGGTGGAGGTTCAGTGAGAGCACACAAAGCCGAGATTTTAGAAGCAACCTATAAAAATATGGGGTATAATAAAGAAGAAATGATGAAAAGTGTTGGAACCATGTACAAAGCGTTTCAATATGGAGCACCACCTCATGGAGGAATTGCTTGGGGAATTGACAGATTAATGATGATTTTAGAAAAGAAAGCTTCTATTAGAGAAGTAATGGCTTTTCCAAAAACAGGTTCTTCTGAAGATTTATTGTTTAATGCGCCTTCTATTTTGAGTGATAAAAAAGTTGAGGAAATGAATGTGAAGATTATGAGAAAATAA
- a CDS encoding amidase family protein encodes MSEIHKIHQQLMNKEITCTKLVQDRLDLLKQNSHNTVNSLLDKTAIALAKKVDAKIKNGEEIGLLEGIPFGIKDVYMVQGTYTTASSDLLKNYKSPYTATAIQKLLDAGAIPIVKENCDAFGHGSSSENTIFGAVKNAINPALVGGGSSGGSAVNVAKEYTVFSIGGDTGGSIRQPAGYNNVFGFKPTYGRISRFGLMAYASSTDCVGPIAKWTEDIRIVLNAMSGKDVKDQTTYQSKEISKENILNADVIKTVGYFKNFINNDAIDAEIKADFLASLEKIKAKGIEVKELDFFESDTLVSTYYTLAMAETASNLSRLDGTNYGNRIEGENLKDTYSITRSENFSEESKRRIVGGNQVLSQGFSDEIYLKGLNVRDQIASNFEKDFKEVDVILSPVTPNLPPKIGDSLKDPLAMYLSDAYTVGFSLGQLPTLTIPKGTTTGLQISAAKNNDELVLQFANFLNDFI; translated from the coding sequence ATGAGCGAAATACATAAGATTCATCAACAATTGATGAATAAAGAAATTACTTGTACAAAATTAGTGCAAGACAGATTGGATTTATTAAAGCAGAATTCTCATAATACTGTAAATTCTTTATTAGATAAAACTGCAATAGCTTTAGCTAAAAAAGTGGATGCTAAAATTAAAAACGGAGAAGAAATTGGATTGTTAGAAGGAATTCCTTTTGGAATTAAGGACGTTTATATGGTTCAAGGAACCTACACAACAGCAAGTTCTGATTTACTAAAAAACTACAAATCTCCTTATACTGCAACTGCCATTCAGAAATTATTAGATGCTGGCGCAATTCCAATAGTAAAAGAAAACTGTGATGCTTTTGGACATGGTTCATCATCAGAAAACACCATTTTTGGTGCTGTTAAAAATGCTATAAATCCAGCTTTAGTTGGTGGAGGTTCAAGTGGTGGTTCTGCAGTAAATGTTGCCAAAGAGTATACTGTTTTTTCAATTGGCGGAGATACAGGAGGTTCCATTCGTCAGCCTGCAGGTTATAATAATGTCTTCGGATTTAAACCAACTTATGGTAGAATTTCACGTTTTGGATTGATGGCTTATGCATCATCCACAGATTGTGTGGGCCCGATTGCAAAATGGACAGAAGATATTAGAATTGTTTTAAATGCAATGAGTGGTAAAGATGTAAAAGATCAAACTACTTATCAATCAAAAGAAATATCCAAAGAAAATATTTTAAATGCTGATGTCATAAAAACGGTTGGTTATTTTAAGAATTTTATCAATAATGATGCAATTGATGCTGAAATAAAAGCCGATTTTTTAGCATCCTTAGAAAAAATAAAAGCAAAAGGAATAGAAGTTAAGGAATTAGATTTCTTTGAATCTGATACGTTAGTTTCTACCTATTATACATTGGCAATGGCTGAAACTGCTTCCAATTTATCTAGATTAGATGGAACCAATTATGGAAATAGAATTGAAGGCGAAAATTTAAAAGATACATATTCTATAACGCGTTCTGAAAATTTTTCGGAAGAGTCTAAACGAAGAATTGTGGGTGGAAATCAGGTTTTATCTCAAGGTTTTTCTGATGAAATCTACTTAAAAGGATTGAATGTAAGAGATCAAATTGCTTCTAATTTCGAAAAAGATTTCAAGGAAGTTGATGTTATTTTATCACCTGTAACACCAAATTTGCCACCAAAAATTGGCGATTCTTTAAAAGATCCTTTAGCAATGTATTTATCTGATGCGTATACAGTTGGTTTTAGTTTAGGGCAATTACCAACACTTACAATTCCAAAAGGAACAACAACTGGATTACAAATTTCAGCTGCAAAAAACAATGATGAATTGGTTTTACAATTCGCTAATTTCCTAAATGATTTTATATAA
- a CDS encoding anthranilate synthase component I family protein, translating into MRKIKFKSIHKQKIADTVTPVGLYLRFRDKFANTLLLESSDYHSKEESFSFIAIEPILTMKVDDYQFSVSHKGTEIESQPIDKNFYELFDKFTNSIDLDCPAELKSFNGLYGYTTFDSVQYFENIKFTNKKAPSAIPEMQYSFYRFIIAINHFNDEMTLIENIEEGTASRINEVKTIIDAQAFNTQKFEIVGEETSNVTGEEFIDYVKQAKSHCKRGDVFQLVLSRQFQQKFKGDEFNVYRALRSINPSPYLFYFDYGSFKLMGSSPEAQIKISEGKATINPIAGTFRRTGDIAEDRKLGKKLSEDKKETAEHVMLVDLARNDLSKHADNVTVEVFKEVQYFSHVIHLVSTVRGKIKGNPIEIVGDTFPAGTLSGAPKYKAMELINKYENQTRGFYGGAVGIIGLDGSVNLAIAIRSFVSKNNVLYSQAGAGIVIHSDEKNELQEVNNKLAALKKALILAENI; encoded by the coding sequence ATGAGAAAAATAAAATTTAAATCAATCCACAAACAAAAAATTGCAGATACAGTAACACCTGTTGGCCTATATTTACGATTTAGAGATAAATTTGCAAACACACTTTTGTTAGAAAGTTCAGATTATCATAGCAAAGAAGAAAGTTTCTCTTTTATCGCGATTGAACCTATTTTAACGATGAAAGTTGACGATTATCAATTTTCGGTTTCGCATAAAGGAACAGAAATAGAGAGCCAGCCAATTGATAAAAACTTCTATGAATTATTTGATAAATTTACCAATTCAATAGACTTAGACTGTCCTGCAGAATTAAAATCTTTTAATGGTTTATATGGCTATACTACTTTTGATTCGGTTCAGTATTTTGAAAATATTAAGTTTACGAACAAAAAAGCACCTTCTGCAATTCCAGAGATGCAATACAGTTTTTACAGATTTATCATTGCTATCAACCATTTTAATGATGAAATGACGTTGATAGAAAACATTGAAGAAGGCACAGCATCCAGAATCAATGAAGTAAAAACCATTATTGATGCACAAGCATTTAATACACAAAAGTTCGAAATTGTTGGCGAAGAAACTTCCAATGTTACAGGCGAAGAATTTATCGACTATGTAAAACAAGCAAAATCGCATTGTAAAAGAGGTGATGTTTTTCAATTGGTTTTATCACGTCAATTTCAGCAAAAATTTAAAGGCGATGAATTTAATGTTTATAGAGCTTTACGATCTATAAATCCTTCTCCTTATTTGTTTTATTTCGATTATGGAAGTTTCAAATTAATGGGTTCTTCACCAGAAGCACAAATTAAAATATCCGAAGGAAAAGCAACCATAAACCCAATTGCAGGTACTTTTAGAAGAACTGGCGATATTGCAGAAGACAGAAAGTTAGGTAAAAAATTGTCCGAAGATAAAAAGGAAACTGCAGAACACGTAATGTTGGTAGATTTGGCCAGAAACGACTTAAGCAAACATGCTGATAATGTTACAGTGGAAGTGTTTAAGGAAGTCCAATATTTTAGCCATGTAATTCATTTGGTTTCTACAGTTCGTGGAAAAATCAAAGGAAACCCCATAGAAATTGTAGGCGATACTTTCCCAGCAGGAACGTTAAGTGGCGCTCCAAAATACAAAGCGATGGAATTAATAAACAAATATGAAAACCAAACGCGCGGATTTTATGGTGGTGCAGTTGGTATTATTGGTTTGGATGGTTCCGTGAATTTGGCGATTGCCATTCGTTCTTTTGTCAGTAAAAATAACGTTTTATATTCACAAGCAGGAGCAGGAATCGTAATTCACTCTGATGAAAAAAACGAATTACAAGAAGTAAATAATAAATTAGCAGCGTTAAAAAAAGCGCTGATTTTGGCAGAGAATATATAA